In uncultured Desulfobacter sp., one DNA window encodes the following:
- a CDS encoding S1-like domain-containing RNA-binding protein, which produces MSGKKQNFKNAWQHAKKPVGKPNSSALETSIKIGKYNRLAVQTRSDFGVYLNSGEDRVLLPNKYVPEGLSIGDRLDVFVYTDSEDRLVATTLKPAGVVGDFVFLVAKDIAPFGTFMDWGLEKDLLVPKNEQQDKMIPGKKYLVKICRDDSTQRVYGTTKISANCDKDTRHLKVGQQVDLIVHAITTIGIMAVVDNRYYGMMYLNETYQKLFIGNTCKGYIMRICEDAKIDLTMKKPGYSSVPKSAEVILYRLNKAGGFIPCHDKSSPETIRKRFSMSKKEFKRAVGNLYKKRLIELKDNGIGLLK; this is translated from the coding sequence ATGTCAGGTAAAAAACAAAATTTTAAAAATGCATGGCAGCATGCAAAGAAGCCCGTGGGCAAACCCAATTCATCTGCACTTGAGACCAGCATTAAAATTGGAAAATATAATCGGTTGGCTGTTCAGACCAGATCAGATTTCGGTGTCTATTTAAACTCAGGGGAAGACCGGGTCCTTCTGCCCAATAAATATGTGCCCGAGGGGCTGTCAATTGGCGACCGGCTTGATGTATTTGTATACACGGATTCTGAAGACCGACTGGTGGCAACCACACTAAAACCTGCAGGCGTGGTTGGTGACTTTGTTTTTTTAGTCGCAAAAGATATTGCCCCTTTCGGCACCTTTATGGATTGGGGGCTGGAAAAAGATTTGCTGGTACCCAAAAATGAACAGCAGGACAAAATGATACCCGGAAAAAAATATTTAGTTAAAATCTGCCGGGATGACAGCACACAAAGGGTTTACGGTACCACAAAAATTTCCGCAAACTGTGATAAAGATACAAGACATCTGAAAGTTGGGCAGCAGGTTGACTTGATTGTCCACGCGATTACGACCATTGGGATAATGGCCGTGGTTGATAATAGATACTATGGGATGATGTACTTAAATGAAACCTATCAAAAATTATTTATTGGGAATACATGCAAAGGGTATATCATGCGGATCTGTGAAGACGCTAAAATTGATCTGACGATGAAAAAACCCGGGTACTCATCGGTTCCCAAATCCGCGGAAGTCATTTTATACCGATTAAATAAAGCCGGGGGGTTTATCCCCTGCCATGATAAAAGCTCTCCTGAAACAATCCGCAAGCGTTTTTCCATGAGCAAGAAAGAATTCAAACGGGCTGTAGGCAATCTGTATAAAAAAAGATTAATAGAGTTAAAAGACAACGGAATTGGTCTGTTAAAATGA
- a CDS encoding SPFH domain-containing protein, with translation MKEKQTQVFLQRARFFTLMRRLAFLLVSLTLIYSLAAVVYSTQVIYKVKFNYAVILEQFGGARQAVTDVGWHFRLPFFTRLEQEVPLMNQNMYVGGATEPIKIISRENVALWTSAVMTFKIKDLKTWGIENLSPKTLLQGDYDGIAKDILQGKEVNRLISDRETIKEEIFHALKNRPINKNGPTLEGKYGIEVVSFVLNETRFGDKLVEATEEKKRRQLIAEAENYAADQEAQRIQKLYKAYLDGIQSLHLALGGREGQQVNPNLFNFLTQQKWATAYEKNESNQKTFVLHDGGKSPGITLPFPADSTDSN, from the coding sequence ATGAAAGAGAAGCAAACCCAGGTTTTTTTGCAACGCGCACGATTTTTCACCTTGATGAGAAGACTCGCATTTTTACTGGTCAGCCTAACCCTGATTTACTCTTTGGCCGCTGTGGTCTATTCCACCCAGGTGATCTACAAGGTTAAGTTCAACTATGCTGTTATCCTCGAACAATTTGGCGGAGCAAGGCAAGCGGTCACCGATGTGGGCTGGCACTTCAGGCTTCCTTTCTTTACCAGGCTGGAGCAAGAGGTTCCTTTAATGAACCAGAACATGTACGTCGGCGGTGCCACGGAACCCATTAAAATTATTTCCCGGGAAAATGTCGCCTTATGGACATCTGCCGTCATGACCTTCAAGATAAAAGATCTGAAGACGTGGGGAATTGAAAATCTGTCACCTAAAACCCTGCTTCAAGGAGATTACGACGGCATTGCCAAGGATATTCTGCAGGGCAAAGAGGTGAACAGGTTGATCTCTGACAGGGAAACCATCAAAGAAGAGATCTTTCATGCACTGAAAAACCGACCCATCAATAAAAACGGCCCCACCCTTGAAGGCAAGTACGGCATTGAAGTGGTCAGTTTTGTTCTCAATGAAACCAGATTCGGCGACAAGCTGGTGGAGGCTACGGAAGAGAAAAAACGCCGTCAGCTCATTGCCGAGGCAGAGAACTACGCCGCCGACCAGGAAGCCCAGAGAATCCAAAAGCTTTATAAAGCATACCTTGACGGCATCCAGTCTTTGCATCTTGCATTAGGCGGCCGGGAAGGCCAACAGGTAAATCCCAATTTGTTCAACTTCCTGACCCAGCAAAAATGGGCCACTGCCTATGAAAAGAACGAATCAAACCAGAAAACCTTTGTGCTCCACGACGGTGGAAAATCCCCCGGCATTACCCTGCCCTTCCCGGCAGACAGCACAGATTCAAATTAG
- a CDS encoding TrmO family methyltransferase, whose translation MESKKDKTGRCSECSSACNRENLFIIDDRPVCRKCLFGDASAVTIYPIGIVKNNFERDETPFGRKGSGPASEIELLPSQKRFMSGLEQEAEITIVYYLHKARSVKTCFKRGLDGKQVGVFASRTPDRLSRIGIQDVKLLDIKGTTLFVEGLDAVNGTPVLDIKLKI comes from the coding sequence GTGGAATCAAAAAAAGATAAGACAGGCCGCTGTTCTGAGTGCAGTTCTGCCTGCAACCGTGAAAACCTATTCATTATCGACGACCGTCCGGTGTGCCGGAAATGTCTTTTTGGGGATGCTTCAGCTGTCACGATCTATCCTATTGGCATTGTAAAGAACAATTTTGAAAGGGATGAAACACCATTTGGAAGAAAAGGGAGCGGCCCGGCTTCTGAAATTGAGCTGTTACCTTCCCAAAAGCGATTTATGTCCGGGCTTGAACAGGAAGCTGAAATCACAATCGTTTACTACCTGCATAAAGCCCGTTCAGTCAAGACATGTTTTAAGCGGGGGCTTGACGGTAAACAGGTCGGCGTATTTGCCTCCCGGACCCCGGACAGGCTTTCAAGGATCGGCATACAGGATGTAAAACTCCTGGATATCAAGGGCACTACATTGTTTGTTGAAGGGCTGGATGCCGTCAACGGGACGCCGGTGCTGGATATAAAATTAAAAATTTGA
- a CDS encoding AAA family ATPase: MAKRNTKEKRYIALPEEAIHKIESMVDTWTYDTKAFVRSRLNQYKPPSPLFSLIKDLFFLIFFMKRKQKRMNVLNNPQILIDWKKRFLYSGETNPAASWNKIIAKELTKAEYHYLIAVLDRELTDLHVPVELEKIFEKIYRVHIRKEHLEDPDVPKAPIMLIEGTSGSGKSATAREALEKVVFRNEVIPTVDWRKKRDEILGEYGLFTQLEDVDPEFAMQIAKKKKTDFYLRLAKIPILKQIFRKRIMQNLTDFEDLGIVVDMSVITPNDYQTALSGEPGNYFKRAMGHPKVTSIRHIEEAHSAFGKSGSESGTGGGGEKQQRTLIDTSNIVLDEIIDGRRDCFIIATSDQSHRFDSAIYRRFIEKGVIIDISKYWMNRENLKKIITLEIRRYQIPTKFNPESKQLDDAADKIYAIFRERSLKITPAYVRKLIESITSIQGDFILEFLDDAVLIRKAFQLVAKNVYGELYDKVVDKMGRKLNWEKYVGDIKDKFSEMANNCFQYGVSEDKGVVLTGPPGSGKTYLVRTWLSSNRKVHDIATSPSALQDPSSPVHGAVSNLEKVYDIAKMIAPTVIFFDEGDALAPRRSGTGGHPSDALTNKFLNIIDGEIPLNKVFTVLTTNRLDILDPALIRSKRLKTLDISGHMRQKDVFEIIKKQFENVPHPRKFGVEKIIETAQGICNTPADYTSFTEKAIALCTTEFKVLLKLRDLKSSTQDEKYNFVKLNFKTVIGILDALKAPPLIKSKIKTDLKNFVDHYDKILENVDHITREKDYPIVVTHLDSARREISQSPVRKGTIQLNEFLETELSQEPQVGFIIGVGANDMTGMLLPIATSLTGRVENTPIIVTGAVATPSAETSQLDMAVKMTNQSAQEALTMVKNYIQSLCPDISIPWLFGDFLQRYSIHHQLLSASYNVGGPSAGYALALNTLSVLLQIPLCIDFGITGAPWTKGVKKDQIGGSVIIGGHRKKTEKVLLYLRRMYMPLQNYQDLEPEFLIGYWERDKDIIAVTHFADLMPEVLCIDEAHDKMREDLIKKRIKNKTEKYYDTEDTANLEEDIAQVKKTMRKRAEEEILKRVNAIRFYLQDPGREKYISHEKIFQTYININ; the protein is encoded by the coding sequence ATGGCCAAACGAAATACAAAGGAAAAAAGATATATTGCCCTGCCCGAAGAGGCCATCCATAAAATTGAATCCATGGTAGATACCTGGACCTACGACACCAAAGCCTTTGTCAGGTCCAGACTCAACCAATACAAACCGCCCAGCCCCTTGTTCTCTTTAATTAAAGATCTTTTCTTTTTGATTTTTTTCATGAAAAGAAAACAAAAACGGATGAATGTCCTCAACAATCCCCAAATTCTCATAGACTGGAAAAAACGATTTTTGTATTCAGGAGAAACCAACCCTGCCGCATCCTGGAACAAGATCATTGCCAAAGAACTGACAAAAGCGGAGTACCATTACCTTATCGCGGTTCTGGATAGAGAACTGACCGATCTTCATGTCCCGGTGGAGTTAGAAAAGATTTTTGAAAAAATCTACAGGGTTCATATCAGAAAGGAGCACCTGGAAGACCCCGATGTTCCCAAAGCCCCCATCATGCTCATTGAAGGAACTTCGGGATCGGGAAAAAGCGCGACAGCAAGGGAAGCCCTTGAAAAAGTGGTATTTAGAAACGAAGTAATTCCCACAGTGGACTGGCGAAAAAAGCGGGACGAGATCTTAGGGGAATACGGCCTGTTCACCCAGCTTGAGGATGTGGACCCTGAATTTGCCATGCAGATTGCAAAAAAGAAGAAAACCGATTTTTACCTGCGCCTGGCAAAAATCCCCATACTCAAACAAATTTTCAGAAAACGAATCATGCAGAACCTGACGGATTTTGAAGATTTAGGTATTGTCGTGGACATGTCCGTTATAACGCCCAACGATTACCAAACCGCCCTGTCCGGAGAGCCGGGCAACTATTTCAAGCGGGCCATGGGGCATCCTAAGGTCACATCAATCCGGCACATTGAAGAAGCCCATTCGGCATTTGGAAAATCGGGATCCGAATCCGGCACCGGAGGCGGCGGTGAAAAACAACAAAGAACCCTGATTGACACCTCCAACATTGTCCTGGATGAAATCATTGACGGCAGACGGGATTGCTTTATCATTGCCACCAGTGACCAGTCCCACCGGTTTGATTCAGCCATTTACCGCAGATTTATTGAAAAAGGCGTGATTATCGACATTTCAAAATACTGGATGAACCGGGAAAACCTAAAAAAAATCATCACCCTTGAGATCCGGCGCTACCAGATCCCCACCAAATTTAATCCGGAGTCAAAACAACTGGACGATGCCGCAGATAAAATCTATGCCATTTTCAGGGAGAGAAGCCTGAAAATCACCCCGGCGTACGTGAGAAAACTCATTGAATCGATCACCTCCATCCAGGGGGATTTTATCCTGGAATTTTTAGATGATGCCGTTTTGATCCGAAAGGCCTTCCAGCTGGTGGCCAAAAACGTGTATGGAGAACTATACGACAAGGTTGTTGACAAGATGGGCCGGAAACTGAACTGGGAAAAGTATGTGGGCGATATCAAGGATAAATTTTCTGAGATGGCCAACAACTGTTTCCAATACGGGGTCAGCGAAGACAAAGGGGTAGTGCTCACAGGCCCGCCGGGATCGGGCAAGACCTATCTGGTCAGAACCTGGCTCTCATCCAACCGCAAGGTCCATGATATTGCCACAAGCCCCTCGGCGCTTCAAGACCCGTCAAGCCCTGTGCACGGCGCCGTATCCAACCTTGAAAAAGTGTACGATATTGCAAAAATGATCGCCCCCACGGTGATATTTTTTGACGAGGGAGATGCGCTTGCCCCAAGACGAAGCGGTACCGGCGGTCACCCTTCGGATGCCCTGACCAACAAATTTCTAAATATCATTGACGGTGAAATCCCTCTAAACAAAGTATTTACCGTTTTAACCACCAACCGCCTGGATATCCTGGACCCTGCCTTGATCCGGTCTAAAAGACTGAAAACCCTTGATATATCAGGCCACATGCGTCAAAAAGATGTCTTTGAAATCATCAAAAAGCAGTTTGAAAATGTTCCCCATCCACGCAAATTCGGGGTGGAAAAAATCATAGAGACAGCCCAGGGTATTTGCAATACCCCGGCAGACTACACATCGTTTACGGAAAAAGCCATTGCCCTTTGCACCACCGAGTTTAAAGTGTTGCTAAAACTTCGGGATCTCAAATCCTCAACCCAGGATGAAAAATATAACTTTGTCAAACTTAATTTTAAAACCGTCATAGGCATTCTTGATGCCCTTAAAGCCCCCCCCTTGATCAAATCCAAAATCAAAACCGACCTGAAAAATTTTGTGGATCATTACGACAAGATCCTGGAAAATGTGGATCATATCACACGGGAAAAGGATTATCCCATTGTTGTGACCCACCTGGACTCCGCCAGAAGGGAAATTTCCCAAAGCCCGGTGCGCAAAGGCACCATCCAGCTCAACGAATTTTTAGAAACCGAGCTGAGCCAGGAACCCCAGGTCGGTTTTATTATCGGCGTAGGCGCCAATGACATGACCGGCATGCTGTTGCCCATTGCCACCAGCCTGACCGGCAGGGTAGAAAACACACCGATCATTGTAACCGGGGCTGTGGCCACGCCTTCGGCCGAGACCTCCCAGCTGGATATGGCCGTAAAAATGACCAATCAATCGGCTCAGGAGGCTTTGACCATGGTGAAAAACTATATCCAGAGCCTATGCCCGGATATCAGCATCCCCTGGCTGTTCGGGGATTTCCTCCAGCGGTATTCCATCCACCATCAGCTCTTATCTGCATCCTACAACGTCGGCGGACCCTCCGCAGGGTATGCCCTGGCCCTGAACACCCTGTCGGTCCTGCTTCAGATTCCTCTTTGCATTGACTTTGGCATCACCGGCGCGCCCTGGACCAAAGGGGTCAAAAAGGACCAGATTGGCGGCTCGGTAATTATCGGCGGGCACCGGAAAAAAACAGAAAAAGTGCTGCTCTATCTTCGGCGGATGTACATGCCGCTGCAGAACTACCAAGATCTTGAGCCTGAATTTCTTATCGGCTACTGGGAACGTGACAAGGATATTATTGCCGTAACCCATTTTGCCGACCTCATGCCCGAGGTGCTTTGCATAGATGAAGCCCACGATAAAATGCGCGAAGACTTAATTAAAAAAAGGATAAAGAATAAAACGGAAAAATACTATGACACTGAGGATACGGCGAATCTGGAAGAAGACATTGCCCAGGTCAAAAAAACAATGAGAAAACGGGCCGAAGAGGAAATTCTCAAACGGGTCAACGCCATCAGGTTCTATCTCCAAGATCCTGGCCGGGAAAAATATATCTCCCATGAAAAGATATTTCAAACCTACATTAATATAAATTGA